In the genome of Hemitrygon akajei chromosome 21, sHemAka1.3, whole genome shotgun sequence, the window gatcagagggatcttggggtccaaatccataggacactcaaagctgctgcgcaggttgactttgtgtttaagaaggcatacggttcaCTGTGGTTCATCaaatgtgggattgagtttaggatccaagaggtaatgttgcagctatataggacgctggtcagaccccacttggagtactgttctcagttctggtcgcctcactacaggaagtatgtggaaaccgtagaaagggtgcagaggagatttacaaggatactatagggtctttttagaggctcctggataggtacatgaagcttagaaaaatagagggctatgggtaaccctagttaatttctaaagtaaggacatgtttggcacagcattgtggaatgaagggcctgtattgtactgtaggttttctatgtttctatcggTCTAAATGCCTCTTGAACAATGCTATTTATTGGcaacctaccattctctgtgttaaGAACATGtcttgcaaatctcctttaaaatttcccCTTGGCACCTTAGATCTCTGCTCTTCCGTATTTGACATTTTCACCCTGGGTAAAAGATTCTCAGTATAAACACCTCAAATAATTTTATCTATTTCAATCATGTTGCCGCTCAGCCTGTGATGTTCCAGAGAAAATAATAcaagtctccccactcttccttatagctaatactctctaaaccaaacagcatcctgatgaaccCTCTCCATAGTCTCCACATCCTCCTTGTACTATggcaaccagaaatgcacactTGTCCAAACTTCTGTACAACTTCAATGTAAATATATTGTAATCTCCTGGTTCTGCTGGTTTATGTTTTAGTGTGATGCATAAATTATCGCCTTTTGTACATTTGACCATCCATATACATttagtggccgctttattagttacacctgtacacctgctcgttattaCAATTATGTATTTAGCCAATCccatggcagcaactcgatgcgtgaaaacatgcagacatggtcaagaggttcagttgttgttcagaccaaatgtcagaatggagatgaaatgtgatctcagtgactttgactgtgaaatattttgctggtgccagatggggtggtttgagtacctcaaaaactgcagatctcctatgattttcatacacaacagtctggAGAGTCTACAGAGGACTGtgcaaaaaaaccccaaagaTATCCCAAAGATTGTcagttctgtgtgtgaaaatgccttgttaatgagagaggtcagtggagaatagCCAaattgtttcaagctgacaggaaggtgtcagtATCTCAAATATCCACACATTGCAACAGTGACGTGCTGAAgaatatctctgaatgcacaatgtgcCGAGCCTGAAATGGATGAACTACAGCGGCagaccacacacatacacgcagAGGCCACTCTATTAGATACGGGAGGCATTGTGTGTATAGAATGGCTTGCTGTATGCCTCCCATGAGGCAGCTGGTTGTAATGGGCGCTGTAGCAGGTTGTTCTGTGGGATATTCTGGCCATGCTgaaattcttcagccacgcatacacaaaatgagaagctgggaagaaGTCAAAGGTTATACCAGCATTACTTATGGAAATCAGTTGCACTAATGTGATAGTGTTACTGCTGTTTATTTTGTTCTGcaagttatgtataatttatactaACTTAATTATTTTGGAATTTATGTTCAATaattctgtactgtactgtgctactgctgctgcaaagagctAATTGTCATGGCAATTATATCCTGCGTATGTATGCCCATGAAAAtatacttgaacttgaactttagtCCATGTACGTTATGATGTATATAAATCACTCTGTATTTGGACCCATACATTATTGCATACGTACATGTGTACTGTAAGCATCACATTTCATTTTAAAGAAAGTACATTGGGTCATAATGCTGCCATATTTACAAAAGGTTTCATTATATCCAGAAAGGAAGTGATCCTGTGCTGGTGATAAAGCTGGAAGAAGATATGAATCTGGACTGAGAATTCAGATCGGCAATTTGGTGTTAAGCAGATTCTGTTGGTAAATGCTAAGCCTGCAAAGCAATATAAGGATGGGCGAACAAACAACCAGTCTGAGGAAAGCAATGGGTCGAGTAGCATTTgtgggggctgggagggggtaggaAGGATCAGAGCCTTACGACGGGTGTGAGTGGAAATGGCCatagccagaataaggaggagaGGAGGCAGGCGTCTGAGGTGATTAGTGGACTGATGAGGGGGTGGTGAAGGAGGATGGTTGGACCGAACAAATGAGGGGAAGGGACAGGGATTTGGGAGTTAGAGGTAGGTGAATGTCAGGAGGGTGAATTTGGAGAAGGAATGGCAAATCTCACAGCTCGTCTAGAGACGGCCTCCAAATCAACAGCTGTGAAGAGCtagtagggtgtgtgtgtgtgtgtgtgtgtgtgtgtgtgtgtgtgtgtgtgtgtgtgtgtgtgtgtgtgtgtgtgtgtgtgtgtgtgtgtgtgtgtgtgtgtgtgtgtgtgtgtgtatctgagtGTGCCTCTGTGAAACACATTCTGTGTATATCTATCTGTAATTGTGTGCATGTGTGCCCCTTTTTGATTTATTAATTTTGGAGAAAATAGAGCAATATAGAATTACATTTAATCTCCAGAAGAAAGACCGAGGGTCCCTGCAgctgatcacagaacacagagtggatgtgaaaggTCAAAAGGAAAATCTACTTCATCTATCGAGGCTGGAGCAGTGtttcacaaatgacacatttcacgtGGAAGAATCTGGAGTCACTGCAATAAAATTCACGACGACACTGTAATTTTATATTACCAGGACAAAGGACACCATTTCATCCGGTGAGGCTATGTCAGCAATTCCATTCCCCCAATCTGCAGCTGTGATTCTGTTTCTCAGTCCATTTTCATGGGATTAAATTGGAAGTACTAGTTGCTTAAACAATATATCTTTTATTCGCCAAGCATAACCTTGTGGTTACATTAAGTGTGCTTTAACAGAGCAAATAAGTCAGAAAAATATAGAACAGTCCTCGCTCCCTCTTTAATAGATATGGATGAGTGTACAGAAGCAATGCATAAAATATGTGATGGAAATACACTATCATTACAACAAAAGGTCCACATTCGGGTCATCTTGCTCACATCTTCACCAACCATTTTCCTTGATGTTCATCACTTCTTTGTAGTTTTACCATATCTCTCAATAAACTTTGTTATTAGTCCTGTTTCctggaaagaaaaatggagtgaatgtgtgtgtcacATTCTACATACAGACATGGTGCACACACCGCAGGAGCGGGTAATGTGCAGTGTAATTGCTCTTAGCATTTTATACAAGTGGTATACAATATTTCCCCAATCATATACCTGTTGCATTGTACACATTATGTTTCTCACAGAAAATAGTTATTTTAATGAAATATATCCAAAATTTTTAAAGTACGCtgcctggattgaagagcatgtcttttgaagataggttgagtgagggaaggattttcactttggagcaaaggagaatgagaagtgacttgatagaggtgttaaaGATGATGAGGCATAAACAAAGTGGATAGACAGAaagttttcccagggcagaaatggcaaatacgatggggcatcattttaaggtgattggagtgaGGTACAGCCGAgacgtcagaggtaagttctttacacagacagtggtgagtacCCTGCCAGGGGTCGTGGTAAGGGCAGATACACGAGGGCATTTAAGAAGTCCTCAGATAAGCATGTGGTTAATAGAAAGGTGGAGGGTTAtgcaggaggaaagggttagattgatcttggagtaggttaaatgattggccaaggggcctgtactgtgatgtaatgttctatgtttgacTCTAATTGAAAATGCACTTTACCCATCATGTAACTTTCTCTTGTGCCGGTGACAGGGATTGACTAAGTTTCtctttgcacctgtgcatacatgtatcaCGCCAAAGGATGAGGGTTGAGCATGGGGAAAGCAACTcaaccctgtaaaaaaaacccatAGCTACAGAAAAAAAACCCCCAATAGAAGCACAAAGGCATCATTCAGGGAAGAGGAAGGGTCTTGGAAGTTGGGCTACACGTGGGATAGTTTGAGGGACTGGCCAGGATAGTGccctctggtgagctgctgtcagcACCCTGTGTACCAGTAGGGAAGATGCACATGAACTTGTGCCTGTGATACTTAACCGGACTTTGGACAATGACTTTGACCTCAAGCGGCTGAAACAGACTGGACCCTGACAGGAAATACCTGTGGTTTATATAATGGAAATTTCTAACACACGgtacaaaatcagaatcaagtgtACTATCACTGATTCAGATGACGTGAAATTTAGTTGGTCTTTGCAGCGTTTGGTTGTCTGTTGTTTCCACACACAGTGACTAGGCGCCTCTGCGATGTGGAATGCAGTGAAAGTGCGGGTTCGTCCACGTCTGGACTTTCACCTCTGGGCTGGAAGGCTTCGAGGCTGGGAATCGCCGTGTACCTCTGAGGGAGCCAGAATGGGTCGGCAGGCGGAGATCCCAGTCGAGGGATGCCTGAAGAATGTTTGAAAGCAGGTGCCCGGTAACGCTGACTGACCATCTGAGAGCTGGCAGACTCCACAGACGCAGGTTCGATCCCGACCACGGGTGCTGAAAGTGTAGATTTTGTAGGTTCCCGTCTGATCAGGTGGGTTATTGAGATTtatattggcttattattgtcacgtgtaccgagttacagtgaaaagcttgtcttacatactattcatacagatcaaatcgctACGCGGTTCATTGAGGTAGAACGAGTTAAAACAAAAACACAGTAGaagaaagtgtaacagctacagagaaagtgcagtacagactTCCCGcctgtactccagtttcctcccacgtctcTCAGACACGCGGGATAAGTTAATTGTGCAATTTAAATTGACCCTAACGTGTTGGTGAGCGGTAGAACCTGGGGGAGCTGGTGGGCATAAAATGATTGAGAATCAAATGAGATCAGTGAAGATGTATTGGGTGCTCGAGGGAGCTGTCTCGCTTCTATTGGCTCTCCTAAAGGAAGTACTCAACATGTACACATCCATTGGGAAAATATATTGAATACAGGAGAAGGTGCGATGGATTGGCACCGTTCATACCACCACCCTCGTCCGCACTGTCCGCGCTATCCTGAAATATATTTGCACTCGCGGCGTTACCTGGGCTCCGGAGCCGTATCTCTCTCGCTTCTCCTTTGCTTCTTGGGCCAGGGCGATTTCCAGCATCCTCCGGCTCAGTAGGCTCCTGATAGTCTTCGGGTCTTCGGGGGAGGTAAGAGGAAGTCGCCCCAGAGTATAGTCATATCCATCTGGATAATCCAACACGCTCTTCTTTCCCATGAAGTGTCCTGCGACCCAACAGTACAGAGATCGTCACAGCGGAGTCATCTGGGCATCGTTAAATGCATCGTCTCAAAGCACCCACCCAGTAAAGTCACAGAGactgaaacaagcccttcggcccatcatcaAGCTCCCATCTTTATGCTCTTCATACCTTAACCCTGCGTTCTCCGACATTGCATTTACAAAGAACGctgtcatcaaggacccccaccacccaggccattctctcttgttgctgctgccgtcaggaagcaGGTACATGAGGTTcaagtcccacaacaccaggttcaggaaaagttattacccctcaaccataaggctcttgaGCCGGGGGAATAatacgttctcgatatttattatttatttattattattttttctttttttctttgcaTAGTTTATTGTCCTTTTTACATCGGTTGCTTGACCGTCTTGGTTGTGTGCGGGTCTTTCTTTGtgtctattgtgaatgcctgcaagaaaatgaatctcgggatagtatatatatgtactttgataatggatttactttgaactttgaggattcTGCCACTCACCTACGCACTTTTTTATCACATTGCAGCCTTCAGTTAACCCAAGGAATCTTGTACGATCACAAGGCTAACGTGCGAACTCCACCAAGAGAGCACCGGAGGTCAGGGTCGAACCCGATCTCCGGAGGTGCGGGGCAGCTGCTCTTTTCGCTGCACCTCCGTGGTGAGAGGTCAGTTTTGTTGGCGGGACCTTGTCCTCCACATGCTGCCCATTTACAGGTTTGGAGGATGAGGTTCCACGGGTTTGACTGCTTACTCTCCTCATATCGCCTACACTGCCACCTACTGGCCAGCAACATTCCGACATGGACACCTTACACTCACCTGACCGGTGGAAACGGATAACGGGAAGAGGAATGAAGAGAAGAGATGGTACAATTCCTGGGAACGAGGGCGGGACCAGGCCATTCCCTTAGCTGTGTGAAGTAGCAATTATAGTCAAATTGAAAGAGCTTTCAaactatttttgttttatttcacgGATAAAATGTTTAACTACTAGTATATTTAACTCAATATTTATCatctggtatatttaaagcagagattgaaaaGTTCTTCAGTAGTAAGAGCATCGAGGAGaagatacggggagaaggtaagggaacggggctgagaggaataataaatcagataCCATCGGATGGCGGAGAAGATCCgatcggccaaatggcctaattctacccccatgtcttacagtcttacgGTTTTAAATCACGATTTAcgaaaagtttggataagtagatggatgggaggggatggagggCTATGCTCCAGCTGcgggtcaatggaactaggcagaataacagattggcatggactagatgggccgaagggtctgctcCTTTGCTGTAGTGTTTTTTGACTCTATGGCACTTCAACCACCTCAAACTGGTAACGTACAAACATGTTTAATTTTAAATGATCTACCTCCCCTTCCCCAGTTTGGATAGGCACTGATTCCGAGTCTCAATTCCCGACTCCACCGAAAGTTTGAGACCCAAAAGACCGCGgctgctggaatttggagcaacacacaaggtGCATGACACCACATTCATCAAAGCGTCTCGACCTCAAACGTCCACTGTCGGTTTctcgccatagatgctgcccgacccgttgagttcatccagcaactTGAGCATTGCTCTATCAAGAGCCTCCTTAACATCACCCAATCCTTCCTCCGAACGTAAATGTGAGCCCGACCGGAGATAAGATCCCTTCCCCAGGACCCACACCTACTCCCCTGGACATGCCGTCCCCTTTACCTGTGGCCCAGAGGTTTCCTCTCGGATTGAATTTGATCTTGGAAACATTGTTGGCTTCTGTAAGATCTAGACTGACCGCGGAGGACACCGACAAGTACGAAAACACAACCAGGTAAGCGAGGAAGCCGAGGTGACCCATCCGGTGGCTGGAGAGAGCTGTCATTCCTGCctcactctccgtctctctcgttctctttctttttcagtccCCGTGGGCAAAGTCTCTCGCGGTTTCCCGGGGTCTGTCTCGCCGCTTCATTGCTCTGATCTTTTTATACCTCTCCCGCTGACGATGGGCGGCGCCCAATCGAAACCTCAGCACGGATGACTAATGCACTGAGGACCAGCTCTGGTTGGTGTTGGTGATGTGCGGGACATCAGAGAGGGAACGAGTGAAATGTCTAGCGAGAAATGGTTGGGCTAATGAGGCGGGAGGAGAGTCTAGTGATCTCTAGGTGAAAATGTGAGCCTCGAGCCGCCTGTTAGACTAGAGACTCCTCTTCGCTTCATTTACGTTCAAATTCTCAACTTCTCGGTTATCTGAGCTCCCCCATCTCTCGGAGGAGATGCGTTTGTGCCGGTGTGGGATGGAACAAGAGCCGGCCACGTCAACCTTCACAAGAGCTCAGAGACCCATTCGCCCCTCCAGAAGACAAAATAATCCGGAGTCACAACAGGATCACTCGACGGGCTGGGCAGCATCGGCGGGGAGAGAAAACTGCTTAACGTTTCAGTTCAGAGGTTTTAGCAACAGGGTCAGCTACAGTGCGAAGGTCAGTCAGGCGAATCCCTCAGAGAGGCGACAGACTCCATCCATCTTCCCTGCTCATCTGTTCGTGTTTCCCTGCCCGCCCGTCCCTGGGTCTCCGGGCTGAAACGTCAACTGATTCCCTCCACAcaggcgctgcctgacctgctgagtgtttccactaCTTTCCCATtaaaatttccagcacctgcggtgtttttgttttgtttccgGGCTCACCTTGCGTTTGAGACCCTCTTTCTGTCTAGCATGTCTAAATATAGCGCGAATCGTGCCAGAAGCGCTGCCCAGAGAGTAAATTATATACAATCTCGTCCATTTTCAACGAGAACAGAACTGTTTGTGTCAGTAGTCCCGAAACACCATTCACCATCCACACCCTCCGATCACGCTGACCTCTGCACATTTTTTTTCAAAACGCGTCTGAGTAGGCAAATGAATCCTTAATATCACTTAAAAAAAAGCCTCCAGGATGCCTGTTTTTATTTGCTTTATACATCGACCGAGTATGTAGTTCCCCAGATAATTCACATTCTCAATTTCCCGGTGACTCGCGTGAAATCCTCGTGAAACTGTCCCATTTATATTAACTGAGAAAGTAAACGCGGGGCGGCGGGGTGTTGGTCAGATTAACTATAGTTAACGCCAGAGACAACTCACAGGTCCCGGTGAAAGCTAAGTGGTTCGTTTATATCTCTCTACTCGTTTCCGTACCAGATCTGAGGTGTTTAACATTTCCTTAAATAGGTTAAAAATAAACATGACATCCTTGAAAATATTAACTTCTCAATTGTTCAATGATACGGCGCaagagaggttgataggttcagtGACTTGTGTTTGcaatcccatttccctctccGTTTTAAATTTTAACTTGACAAGTGACGTTTAAAATCTAATACCTTTGTTGTCTCAAATCGACCCAAAACTACCTCTAGCCAATGAAATGGTTCGAACATTAGACACAGGTCGTCAATCAAAATGAGCTTTTGCTGCCCATGTCCCGTCTGCCtttgagaggggtggggggagagcctCCTCCTCGAACC includes:
- the nmba gene encoding neuromedin Ba, whose amino-acid sequence is MTALSSHRMGHLGFLAYLVVFSYLSVSSAVSLDLTEANNVSKIKFNPRGNLWATGHFMGKKSVLDYPDGYDYTLGRLPLTSPEDPKTIRSLLSRRMLEIALAQEAKEKRERYGSGAQETGLITKFIERYGKTTKK